In Malassezia japonica chromosome 2, complete sequence, one DNA window encodes the following:
- a CDS encoding uncharacterized protein (EggNog:ENOG503P83C; COG:S) → MAHASDMAAENGARADAPRTDDLSMLAPDAAEKIEQGISYKKVGNEAFLKKDYYLAGLDQTPATGLSAQARPAAQSQGGGVRTDHRELSQVRSNMAACYLQLGRYHRAVEACNQALALDARNVKAIFRKAQALRKGVSVFAAHTWLESDTARPFLNDPAFQKELEVIQGVVREHEKKSAAAMRGFLSK, encoded by the exons ATGGCGCACGCGTCAGACATGGCGGCGGAGAatggcgcgcgtgcggacgcgccgcgcacagACGACCTGAGCATGCTTGCTCCCGATGCAGCAGAAAAGATTGAGCAGGGGATTTCGTACAAAAAGGTCGGCAACGAGGCGTTCCTAAAGAAGGACTAC TACCTTGCCGGTCTCGACCAGACACCCGCCACAGGGTTGTCTGCGCAGGCAAGGCCCGCAGCGCAGAGCCAAGGCGGTGGCGTACGCACCGACCACCGCGAGCTGAGCCAAGTGCGCTCAAAC ATGGCCGCGTGTTATTTGCAGCTTGGCCGGTATCACCGCGCGGTCGAAGCGTGTAATCAAGCccttgcgctcgatgcgcgcaaCGTCAAGGCGAT TTTCCGGAAAGCGCAGGCTCTGCGTAAAGGCGTGAGTGTGTTTGCGGCACACACATGGCTCGAATCTGATACGGCGCGGCCGTTCCTGAACGATCCTGCGTTCCAAAAAGAGCTGGAAGTGATTCAGGGCGTGGTCCGCGAGCACGAAAAGaagagcgcggcggcgatgcgtGGTTTTTTGTCCAAATAA
- a CDS encoding uncharacterized protein (EggNog:ENOG503NW43; COG:L), whose translation MLWLSHTHAASASVAAVRLDHWLPDGPCLCVAQHASLAFYALSEGRASRDTSYINRPLACVQRVPLRARIIAIDVVRSLSKDESDRILILTDHPVPRLLVLRRGATEADDARPNPWADISTEASLVLQDAVRSPAELGLGLCTEPALDLRLASGSRPGRWAATHTHTGQMRMIPIEESVPPVHTELAFNARTFLAPRDADAQAVVALLGISSKPSRIAGFGEQCMPVLSFHTPNPEMQQLDPVPWGAPRTAPRPAEEPKEEAPAQRRGREKRPAASGRKLDAAALDRREREWLQDPVVHAHVPLPQEDAYGAHLLCAVPAFAGGGVLVFCEKSIVYVPPPAAPRRSAKASRSTKEKRRMSAGTDIASGAPSVSRATQKRRKVPESDTDTCVGTVAMQMPKLVQVRAAKSLSVCAATVVDDEDEQGTLRVLFSTSDGHIYTLSLYSPGAQGPWEPTSIKIARVGASSVPAGPQGLTYLGEGFVQISSATGDAVLLRLAGDGVTEAHRWPNLGPVVDFAMDHGESDQLDPVHRRVITCSGAGPTSSLRIFWNGVATSELTHLAVPQCLRVSAIDAVGSDVRETKLLALLFATHTKVVQCHGLVDTSSTLAERGVALDERALHVCTLASSGGVAFVLITAHAVYAVYADRVVHWPSEHEIVAADANEQGSVLLGLEGGRLVHLGIREKGICVERSTTVDSEIASVCLPGPCSEPVCVVGLWEPTSFALCTFPELEPVAISKSDQTCSALPIALLVYAQTNDTPTYILAALSSGDVLVHTLTRSEHRTAVRLVHTLSLGGRPAELVPFTAAPQAMGGISGGIVALGQRSYILFPEGDRLRYSALRYTDLRSAAPLRLASDARPVLACVAAEGVRVLSLDNLHENDIRTTSLDGAHATAIAEYAPAKAYAVTAFAEESGAEGSVRLVSRTDLTTLGSYTLLRNERPNCVASVTLDGTPYIVVGTGFQREDQLDTVSGRLMGYRWDGELQVVFALDVPGNVYGVAGVAGMLVAAVNAQVNTYVLGDKSQKLRALDVVSRWGCSFIASCLACSTEDEHTVVIGDAMRSLTVLWIGDDGEITELGRDLDPYWTTAVAQYDAAHQQYLGSDIAMNMFVAGRIPTKAQGQFGHAMRRVSCFHYGDMVNKLVQSPLELGRRTHFCTAAGALGVVCEVEEEASALLDAVQQAMAQETIVPGDIPWDEWRTLRTDHRIAAPTQFLDGELLALFLECTLRQRSRVVAVASHIARRKHGSSAPSITVDSVLRALDRLSVHT comes from the exons ATGCTGTGGCTGTCGCATACGCAcgctgcgtcggcgagcgtcgcggccgtgcggctCGACCACTGGCTGCCAGATGGGCCGTGCCTATGCGTCGCTCAGCACGCGAGCCTTGCGTTTTACGCCTTGTCCGAAgggcgcgcgagccgcgacACGAGCTACATAAACCGGCCGCTGGCCTGTGTCCAGCGTgtgccgctgcgtgcgcgcatcATTGCGATCGATGTCGTGCGCTCTTTGTCGAAGGACGAATCCGACCGTATTCTGATCCTCACGGACCACCCTGTGCCCCGACTGCTGGTcctgcgccgaggagcgacAGAAGCCGACGATGCACGCCCGAATCCATGGGCCGACATCTCGACCGAGGCctcgctcgtgctgcaggatgcggtgcgctcgcctGCCGAGCTTGGTCTGGGCCTTTGCACGGAGCCGGCGCTGGATCTGCGCCTCGCATCAGGTAGCCGCCCAGGACGCTGGGCAGCGACACACACACACACTGGGCAGATGCGTATGATTCCGATCGAAGAGAGCGTGCCGCCAGTGCACACCGAGCTGGCATTCAATGCTCG CACCTTTCTTGctccgcgcgacgccgatgcgcaGGCCGTCGTGGCCCTCTTGGGCATCTCGAGCAagccgtcgcgcatcgccggtTTCGGCGAGCAGTGCATGCCTGTGCTCTCGTTCCACACACCGAACCCAGAGATGCAGCAGCTGGATCCCGTACCGTGGGGTGCGccacgcaccgcgccgcgccctgcAGAAGAGCCGAAGGAGGAAGCGCCCGCCCAGCGCCGTGGCCGCGAAAAGCGCCCGGCTGCCAGCGGGCGGAAACTCGATGCTGCAGCGCTGGACCGCCGTGAGCGTGAGTGGCTCCAAGACCCGGTTGTGCATGCCCACGTCCCCCTGCCTCAGGAAGACGCCTACGGCGCCCACCTCCTCTGTGCTGTGCCCGCGTTCGCAGGCGGTGGCGTGCTCGTATTTTGCGAAAAGAGCATCGTGTACGTCCCCCCACCCGCAGCGCCCCGCCGCTCTGCCAAAGCGAGCCGGAGCACGAAAGAAAAGCGGCGCATGAGCGCCGGCACCGACATTGCTTCTGGCGCAccgagcgtgtcgcgcgctACGCAAAAGCGCCGAAAAGTGCCAGAAAGCGACACGGATACATGCGTCGGCACAGTCGCGATGCAGATGCCCAAGCTTGTgcaggtgcgcgccgccaagTCTCTCTCGGtatgcgccgcgaccgtcGTCgatgacgaggacgagcaaGGCACACTTCGTGTGCTGTTTAGCACGTCGGACGGACACATTTACACGCTATCTCTCTATTCACCTGGCGCACAAGGGCCGTGGGAGCCAACGTCGATCAAGattgcgcgcgtcggcgcctcgtccgtgCCGGCTGGTCCGCAAGGGCTGACGTACCTTGGCGAAGGCTTTGTGCAAATTAGCAGCGCGACCGGTGATGCAGTGCTGTTGCGCCTCGCTGGAGACGGCGTGACAGAGGCACACCGCTGGCCGAACCTCGGGCCTGTCGTGGACTTTGCTATGGACCATGGCGAAAGCGACCAGCTTGACCCtgtgcaccgccgcgtgATTACGTGCAGCGGTGCAGGGCCAACATCGAGCCTGCGCATCTTTTGGAACGGTGTCGCGACGTCGGAGCtcacgcacctcgccgtgccGCAGTGCCTGCGTGTCTCTGCGATCGATGCTGTTGGAAGCGATGTGCGCGAGACAAAGCTGCTTGCACTCCTCTTTGCGACACATACCAAGGTGGTCCAGTGTcacggcctcgtcgatACCTCGTCCACActtgccgagcgaggcgtcgccctcgacgagcgtgcaCTGCATGTTTGCACGCttgcgtcgagcggcggcgtggctTTTGTGCTAATTACGGCGCATGCTGTCTATGCCGTGTATGCGGACCGTGTCGTGCACTGGCCCTCGGAGCACGAAATTGTGGCTGCAGACGCGAACGAGCAGGGCAGTGTGCTTCTGGGGCTCGAAGGTGGCCGCCTCGTTCACCTTGGCATCCGCGAAAAAGGCATCTGTGTCGAACGCTCTACGACGGTTGACTCCGAGATCGCGTCGGTGTGCCTACCCGGCCCGTGCAGCGAGCCGGTGTGCGTCGTGGGCCTGTGGGAGCCGACCTCGTTTGCGCTCTGCACCTTCCCCGAGCTGGAGCCGGTTGCGATAAGCAAGAGCGACCAAacctgcagcgcgcttCCGATTGCTCTCCTCGTCTATGCGCAGACAAATGACACGCCTACCTATATTCTTGCCGCACTGAgctcgggcgacgtgctcgtaCACACGCTGACTCGCTCGGAGCACCGCACAGCAGTGCGGCTCGTGCATACCCTGTCACTGGGCGGACGCCCTGCTGAGCTTGTTCCTTTtaccgcggcgccgcaggccaTGGGCGGCATTTCCGGCGGGATTGTCGCCCTGGGTCAGCGCTCCTACATCCTCTTTCCCGAAGGCGACCGGCTGCGGTACAGCGCACTGCGGTATACGGACCTACGcagtgccgcgccgctcagGCTTGCTTCGGACGCACGCCCCGTGCTggcctgcgtcgccgcggaAGGCGTGCGTGTCCTGTCGCTGGATAATCTGCACGAAAACGATATCCGAACGACCTCGTTGGATGGCGCACATGCGACGGCCATTGCCGAGTATGCGCCGGCGAAAGCGTATGCCGTCACGGCCTTTGCTGAAGAGAGCGGTGCCGAAGGCTCCGTGCGGTTGGTCAGCCGTACGGACCTGACCACGCTTGGCTCCTACACGCTGCTTAGGAACGAGCGCCCCAACTGTGTTGCATCAGTGACCCTCGATGGCACGCCCTACATTGTCGTCGGCACGGGCttccagcgcgaggaccAACTCGACACGGTGTCAGGCCGCCTGATGGGCTACCGGTGGGACGGTGAGCTGCAGGTCGTCTTTGCGCTTGATGTGCCGGGCAACGTGTACGGCGTCGCAGGCGTCGCAGGCATGCTGGTGGCCGCCGTAAACGCGCAGGTCAACACGTATGTCCTGGGCGACAAATCCCAaaagctgcgtgcgctcgacgtggtgTCGCGCTGGGGCTGCTCGTTCATTGCCAGCTGCCTTGCATGCAGCACGGAGGATGAGCACACTGTCGTGATTGGCGACGCAATGCGCTCGCTCACAGTGCTGTGGatcggcgacgacggcgagatCACCGAGCTTGGACGCGATCTTGATCCCTACTGGACCACGGCCGTGGCACAGTACGATGCGGCACACCAGCAGTACCTCGGCTCCGACATTGCGATGAATATGTTTGTCGCTGGGCGTATACCGACCAAGGCGCAAGGGCAGTTCGGCcacgcgatgcgccgcgtctcGTGCTTCCACTATGGCGACATGGTCAACAAGCTCGTCCAGTCGCCTCTTgagctcgggcgccgcacgcactTTTGTacggcggccggcgcactTGGCGTCGTGTGCGAGGTCGAAGAAGAGGCCAGTGCGCTCTTGGATGCAGTGCAGCAGGCCATGGCGCAAGAGACAATTGTTCCTGGCGACATTCCCTGGGACGAGTGGCGCACATTGCGCACGGACCACCGCAtcgcagcgccgacgcagTTCCTGGACGgtgagctccttgcgctgtTCCTAGagtgcacgctgcgccagcgcagcCGGGTTGTCGCGGTAGCAAGCCACATCGCACGGCGCAAGCACGGTAgctccgcgccgtcgatcACGGTCGACagcgtgctgcgtgcgctggatCGGCTCTCGGTGCATACGTAG
- the PKC1 gene encoding protein kinase C (BUSCO:EOG09260NHN; EggNog:ENOG503NVXF; COG:T), translating into MSDTLSKIEDVQARIHKQHRMIEGFQALRNATPNQDVIRQAESNIRNSQQTISYLEESLQSLQTRSSVDGGAPSMVSTQLPSTQPSRASLASGDTVTPDTSVMSGSSRRLSGQPMPGYPIDSSAAYRAGALNTFGVPGSVPDAPAPADVAPLNRDTTAARRNYTNLDLIKYDTPLTSAKISRMVNQLEHKLQLEKQYKQGFEKIAKLYQAEGDRRSHSDAESRYAESASKMVLIQQALKRYKQLDVMNEAQNVENPYANRRARKPQTGTLSVSIKAVKDVDHAPIPSGVRSVRESYVALKIEDTERVQTHMSRVDQWNEDFRLPVDNANEIELVVYDRVGSTQPVPVGLVWIKISDVVEQLRKKKFGQVGGPEGSPSLPAPNGQGGEWVTADRMRQEPSAPVQGSGSDAFYNTPAGQLVSTTPVDSGVDGWFAVEPTGAILLTLNFVKQNVQKRPYDARLGRQGALRKRRDEVSEVNGHKFAPRQFYQMIRCALCGEILLNAAGSQCQDCNYTCHRKCAQKVVTKCISKSNLESDRDEMKLNHRIPHRWEPFTNLGANWCCHCGYMLPLGRRTNRKCQECDQTCHADCAHLVPDFCGMSMEMANQLLSNIATINKDRQTNRSPMHKTPAEAAATLPIAQTPPAMQAERTSAPHTPAPRPLAQDMQAMNLGPSGTGTATPAVAVTPPAPMPQPSPGSATSVKPPRPLPQPAPAPQPVAPVAQAPAARVPLPTAPVAAPAAAAPIVPAVAQSSGMVASPHKVVQQATAPPASSTSPMPVSSQRKVTLNDFNFLSVLGKGNFGKVMLAEEKQTGSLFAIKVLKKEFIIENDEIDSTRSEKRVFLTAAREKHPFLLGLHSCFQTETRVYFVMEYVSGGDLMLHIQREQFNLHRAKFYAAEVLLALEYFHKHGIIYRDLKLDNIMLTLDGHVKIADYGLCKEGMWYGNTTSTFCGTPEFMAPEILLEQRYGRAVDWWAFGILLYEMLLGQAPFRGDDEDEIFDAILEDEPLYPIQMPRESVSLLQRLLTRDPSRRLGAGPSDAEEVKAHPFFRDINWDDLLHKRVPPPFCPTLKNASDTTWFDTEDQAEFRDFSCVRDVDAAQFINAYAQHLKRSGKLEIPTWVDIVKTGAYKELAPYDPDWYYVRAAALARHVYLRKSVGVGALQKLHGGPKNRGTRPSHHSPASGSVQRKVLQSLEQIGVLEHNPKGGRRISQDGMRDLDRIAVAVLESQREEEDEEDEDEDEDEDEEDDE; encoded by the exons ATGTCG GACACGTTGAGTAAGATTGAGGATGTGCAAGCGCGCATCCACAAGCAACACCGTATGATTGAGGGTTTCCAGGCCCTCAGGAATGCGACACCGAACCAGGATGTGATTAGGCAGGCGGAGTCCAACATCCGGAACTCCCAGCAGACCATTTCCTATCTCGAGGAGAGCCTGCAGTCGCTGCAGACCCGCAGCTcggtcgacggcggcgcgccgtcaaTGGTTTCGACGCagctgccgagcacgcaGCCATCGCGTGCGAGCCTTGCGTCGGGCGACACGGTGACGCCGGACACGTCGGTGATGTCCGgctcctcgcgccgcctgtCGGGGCAGCCGATGCCCGGATACCCGATCGACAGCAGTGCTGCGTatcgcgctggagcgctCAATACGTTTGGCGTGCCCGGGAGTGTGCCGGATGCGCCTGCCCCCGCAGATGTTGCGCCGCTGAACCGCGACACGACagccgcgcgtcgcaaCTATACAAACCTGGACCTGATCAAGTACGACACGCCCCTTACGAGCGCCAAGATCTCGCGCATGGTGaaccagctcgagcacaaGCTGCAGCTGGAGAAGCAGTATAAGCAAGGCTTTGAAAAGATCGCCAAGCTATACCAGGCCGAAGGCGACCGCCGCAGCCACAGCGATGCCGAGAGCCGTTACGCCGAGAGCGCCAGCAAGATGGTGCTTAtccagcaggcgctcaagcgctacaagcagctcgatgTGATGAACGAAGCACAGAACGTCGAGAATCCGTATGCgaaccgccgcgcgcgcaagcCCCAGACGGGTACGCTCAGTGTCTCGATCAAGGCGGTGAAGGACGTCGACCATGCACCGATCCCCAGCGgtgtgcgcagcgtgcgtgaatcgtacgtcgcgctcaaGATCGAGGACacggagcgcgtgcagacgcacatgtcgcgcgtcgaccaGTGGAACGAAGACTTCCGGCTGCCGGTCGACAATGCGAACGAGATCGAGCTCGTGGTGTACGACCGCGTGGGCTCTACGCAGCCCGTACCGGTCGGCTTGGTCTGGATCAAGATCTCGGAcgtggtcgagcagctgcgcaagaaaAAGTTTGGCCAGGTCGGCGGCCCAGAAGGCAGCCCGTCGCTTCCCGCGCCGAATGGCCAGGGCGGCGAGTGGGTGACGGCGGACCGCATGCGCCAGGAGCCCTCTGCACCGGTGCAGGGCTcgggcagcgacgcgttTTACAACACGCCCGCCGGCCAGCTGGTCTCGACGACCCCCGTCGACTCGGGCGTCGATGGCTGGTTCGCCGTCGAGCCGACCGGTGCCATCCTCCTGACCCTCAACTTTGTGAAGCAAAACGTGCAAAAGCGCCcgtacgacgcgcgcctcgggcgccagggtgcgctgcgcaagcgccgcgacgaggtgtCTGAGGTCAACGGCCACAAGTTTGCCCCCCGCCAGTTCTACCAGATGATCCGCTGTGCGCTCTGTGGTGAGATCTTGCTCAATGCGGCCGGCAGCCAGTGCCAGGACTGCAACTATACGTGCCACCGCAAGTGCGCGCAAAAGGTCGTCACCAAGTGCATCAGCAAGAGCAACCTCGAATCCGACCGCGACGAGATGAAGCTCAACCACCGTATCCCTCACCGCTGGGAGCCGTTTACGAACCTCGGCGCAAACTGGTGCTGCCACTGTGGCTACAtgctgccgctcggccgccgcacgaACCGCAAGTGCCAGGAGTGCGACCAGACGTGCCACGCGGACtgcgcgcacctcgtcccCGACTTTTGCGGCATGTCGATGGAGATGGCGAACCAGCTGTTGAGCAACATTGCGACGATCAACAAGGACCGCCAGACGAACCGCTCGCCGATGCACAAGACacccgccgaggccgcagCGACACTGCCGATCGCACAGACGCCCCCGGCCatgcaggccgagcgcacgagcgctccgcacacgccggcgccgcgcccccTCGCTCAGGACATGCAGGCCATGAACCTGGGCCCCTCGGGCACGGGCACGGCGACGCCCGCCGTTGCCGTGACGCCGCCCGCACCGATGCCGCAGCCGTCGCCCGGCAGCGCGACGTCTGTCAagccgcctcgtccgctGCCCCagcccgcgcccgcgccgcagcccgtcgcgccggtggctcaggcgccggccgcgcgcgtgccgctgccgaccgcgcctgtcgcggcgcccgcggccgctgcgccgatCGTGCCTGCGGTCGCGCAGAGCAGCGGCATGgtcgcgtcgccgcacAAGGTCGTGCAGCAGGCCACTGCCCcgcccgcgtcgagcacctcgccgatgcCTGTCTcgtcgcagcgcaaggTTACGCTGAATGATTTCAACTTCCTCTCTGTGCTCGGTAAAGGTAACTTTGGCAAGGTCATGCTTGCCGAGGAGAAGCAGACTGGCAGCCTCTTTGCCATCAAGGTGCTCAAGAAGGAGTTTATTATCGAGAACGACGAAATCGACAGCACCCGCTCCGAGAAGCGCGTCTTTttgacggcggcgcgcgagaaGCACCCCTTCCTGCTTGGCTTGCACTCGTGCTTCCAGACCGAGACACGCGTCTACTTTGTGATGGAGTACGTGAGCGGCGGTGATCTCATGTTGCAcatccagcgcgagcagtTCAACTTGCACCGCGCCAAGTTCTatgccgccgaggtgctgctgGCACTCGAGTACTTCCACAAGCACGGTATTATCTACCGCGACCTGAAACTGGACAACATCATGCTTACGCTCGATGGCCACGTCAAGATTGCCGACTATGGTCTGTGCAAGGAAGGCATGTGGTACGGAAACACAACGAGCACCTTCTGTGGTACGCCCGAGTTTATGGCGCCCGAGAttctgctcgagcagcgctaCGGCCGTGCGGTCGACTGGTGGGCGTTTGGTATTCTGCTCTACGAGAtgctcctcggccaggCGCCGTTCCGCGGCgatgacgaggacgagatcTTTGACGCAAttctcgaggacgagccgctGTACCCCATCCAGATGCCGCGCGAGTCGGTCTCGCttctgcagcgcctcctTACGCGCGACCCCTCGCGCCGTCTGGGTGCGGGCCCCTCGGACGCCGAGGAAGTCAAGGCGCATCCCTTCTTCCGCGACATCAACTGGGACGATCTGCTGCACAAGCGCGTCCCCCCGCCCTTCTGTCCGACACTGAAGAACGCAAGCGACACTACATGGTTCGACACCGAG GACCAGGCCGAGTTCCGCGACTTTTCTTG CGTtcgcgacgtcgacgcagCGCAGTTCATCAACGCCTATGCCCAGCACCTGAAGCGGTCCG GCAAGCTCGAGATCCCCACCTGGGTCGACATTGTCAAGACCGGTGCTTACAAGGAGCTCGCTCCTTACGACCCTGACTGGTACTACgtgcgcgctgccgctctcgcgcgccacgtTTATCTGCGCAAGTCGGTCGGTGTCGGCGCTCTCCAGAAGCTCCACGGTGGCCCCAAGAACCGCGGCACCCGCCCGTCGCACCACAGccccgcctcgggctcggtgcagcgcaaggtgctGCAGAGCCTCGAGCAGATTGGTGTGCTCGAGCACAACCCCAagggcggccgccgcatcTCCCAGGACGGTATGCGTGACCTTGACCGTATCGCTGttgccgtgctcgagtctcagcgcgaggaggaggatgaggaggacgaggatgaggacgaggatgaggacgaggaggacgacgagtaA